A single genomic interval of Spirosoma taeanense harbors:
- a CDS encoding alpha/beta hydrolase has product MKRLLTIIGLLLALIVVGYLLGPSVQSGPIKPEYIRLDADLVKLEQSIQASEAKANLRPDNEARIIWADSTRKVKTPYSIVYIPGFTASWAEGDPIHKQLAKQFGCNLYLSRTYEHGVNSPDALKGLTPSTYAGSAERALAIGKALGDKVVVIGTSAGGMLTLYLAARHPEIHGLILYSPCIAATNPALKLVTKPWGQQLLERVFGGEHVTVTHYGPKRGRYWLTEYHTNGLIALQTMLDQYMTTEEFQKVKQPVFMGYYYKDEDNQDKVVSVAAMLNMFDQLGTPAALKEKKAFPNAGEHVIASHFTSDDLNGVYQATKAFMTNVLKLPPAPATMPLVAIRPKK; this is encoded by the coding sequence ATGAAACGGCTATTGACCATTATCGGCCTGCTGCTGGCGTTGATCGTCGTCGGGTATCTGCTTGGGCCATCGGTACAGTCCGGTCCAATCAAACCGGAATATATCAGGCTCGATGCTGACCTGGTTAAATTGGAGCAAAGCATTCAGGCATCTGAAGCAAAGGCAAACCTGCGTCCCGACAACGAAGCGCGGATTATCTGGGCCGATAGCACCCGAAAAGTTAAAACGCCGTACAGCATCGTCTATATTCCCGGTTTTACGGCGAGTTGGGCCGAAGGTGATCCGATCCATAAGCAGTTGGCTAAACAGTTTGGCTGTAATCTTTACCTGAGCCGTACGTATGAGCACGGAGTTAACTCACCCGACGCACTTAAGGGCTTGACGCCGTCCACCTACGCGGGTTCGGCCGAGCGGGCGCTGGCTATTGGTAAAGCGCTGGGCGATAAAGTCGTCGTAATTGGTACGTCGGCGGGGGGAATGCTAACACTTTATCTAGCGGCCCGCCACCCAGAAATTCATGGCCTGATCTTGTATTCACCCTGTATCGCGGCTACCAACCCGGCACTCAAGCTCGTAACTAAACCCTGGGGGCAACAGCTACTTGAACGGGTTTTCGGGGGCGAACACGTAACGGTTACGCATTATGGTCCTAAACGCGGGCGTTACTGGCTGACCGAATACCACACCAATGGGTTGATTGCGCTCCAGACGATGCTTGATCAGTACATGACCACAGAGGAGTTTCAGAAGGTGAAGCAGCCTGTATTCATGGGGTACTATTACAAGGACGAAGACAATCAGGATAAAGTTGTTTCGGTAGCGGCTATGCTGAATATGTTTGATCAGTTGGGCACCCCCGCTGCGTTGAAAGAAAAGAAAGCCTTTCCCAACGCCGGCGAACACGTAATTGCGTCGCACTTTACGTCGGACGATCTGAATGGCGTTTATCAGGCGACGAAAGCATTCATGACTAATGTATTGAAACTGCCGCCAGCCCCAGCCACGATGCCGCTTGTGGCCATCCGGCCAAAAAAATAA
- a CDS encoding methyltransferase RsmF C-terminal domain-like protein, producing MNSLTSSEAELPPAFQEQMQQQLGPEFSVFAAALTQDTPVSIRVNPEKNAMATTGLEPVPWCAEGFYLPERPSFTLDPLFQAGAYYVQEASSMLLNEALRQTANLNRPLRVLDLCGAPGGKSTLLASALSRDSLLVCNEVIRSRVSVLRENLDKWGFPNVVVSNHDPEDMSNLAGFFDVVVVDAPCSGEGLFRKDPDAMQEWSPANVQLCSARQKRILAAAAPLLDEGGLLIYSTCTYNDAENRDNLQFLSQNGFRSRPLDLPTDWNIVEKAVDNAVGYQCYPHRVRGEGFFISVFQKTAFTASVKLDARTFRTIRALRPRETASAARWLQQPGDFSFWEKPNGDVMALSKALEKQFLFLDSALRNKGFGLEMGQFKGHDFIPSHPLALSTAINQQLPGIALSRENALRFFKKENLVLDQPVNGWLLAQYNGLNLGWVKGVGNRVNNYLPKDWRIRMDIKEYV from the coding sequence ATGAATAGCCTCACTTCATCCGAAGCTGAATTGCCGCCCGCGTTTCAGGAACAGATGCAACAGCAGTTAGGTCCCGAATTTTCGGTCTTTGCTGCCGCACTTACGCAGGATACGCCCGTAAGCATCCGGGTAAACCCAGAAAAAAACGCCATGGCTACAACCGGACTAGAGCCGGTTCCTTGGTGCGCAGAAGGGTTTTATTTACCTGAACGCCCCAGTTTTACGCTCGATCCGCTGTTTCAGGCTGGTGCATATTACGTACAGGAAGCCTCGTCGATGCTTCTGAACGAAGCGCTTCGGCAAACAGCTAATCTGAACCGGCCCCTGCGGGTTCTGGATTTATGCGGGGCACCGGGTGGCAAAAGTACGCTCCTCGCTTCGGCTCTGTCGCGCGATAGTTTGCTGGTTTGCAACGAGGTCATCCGCAGTCGGGTGTCGGTGTTACGCGAGAATCTGGACAAGTGGGGTTTTCCAAATGTAGTTGTCAGCAATCATGATCCGGAGGACATGAGTAATCTGGCTGGCTTCTTTGACGTGGTGGTGGTTGATGCACCCTGCTCGGGCGAGGGGCTGTTTCGTAAAGATCCCGATGCTATGCAGGAATGGTCACCGGCTAACGTGCAGCTTTGCTCCGCTCGTCAGAAACGGATTCTGGCCGCAGCCGCACCCCTTCTCGATGAAGGCGGTTTGCTCATCTACAGCACCTGTACGTATAACGATGCCGAGAATCGGGATAATCTTCAGTTCCTTTCCCAGAACGGCTTCCGCAGCCGGCCGCTCGATTTGCCGACTGACTGGAATATTGTGGAGAAGGCCGTAGACAATGCGGTTGGCTATCAATGTTATCCGCACCGGGTTCGGGGCGAAGGGTTTTTTATCAGTGTGTTTCAAAAAACAGCGTTCACCGCTTCGGTAAAGCTGGATGCACGAACCTTCCGAACCATCCGCGCACTTCGACCTAGGGAGACGGCGTCAGCGGCCAGATGGCTGCAACAGCCGGGCGATTTTTCGTTCTGGGAAAAACCCAATGGCGACGTAATGGCGCTGTCTAAAGCATTGGAAAAGCAGTTTCTTTTTCTGGACAGCGCCCTGCGTAACAAAGGATTCGGGCTGGAAATGGGGCAGTTTAAAGGGCACGATTTTATTCCCTCTCATCCGCTGGCGCTCAGCACAGCCATTAATCAGCAGCTACCCGGCATCGCACTAAGTAGAGAAAACGCGCTCCGGTTTTTTAAGAAAGAGAACCTCGTCCTGGATCAACCCGTAAATGGCTGGTTACTGGCGCAATACAACGGCCTGAATCTGGGCTGGGTAAAAGGCGTTGGCAATCGGGTGAATAACTACCTGCCCAAGGACTGGCGTATCCGCATGGATATTAAAGAATACGTATGA
- a CDS encoding KdsC family phosphatase, producing MTDLQERFRQIKTFIFDIDGVLTNGDVHLLDTGEQYRTFDIKDSYAIERALQAGFRVGIVSVANSEGIRRWLNVLKVKDVFMGGPSDQKLNAYLGYLTRDSLNETEVLYMGDDLPDYPILSRPKVLKACPTDAVEEIKAICDYVSVKPAGRGAVREVIEHVLKAQSKWPVT from the coding sequence ATGACCGATTTACAGGAGCGATTCAGGCAGATCAAGACATTCATTTTTGATATAGATGGGGTTTTAACGAACGGCGATGTTCATTTACTGGATACGGGCGAACAGTACCGAACCTTCGATATTAAGGATAGCTACGCTATTGAACGGGCGTTGCAGGCCGGGTTTCGGGTAGGAATTGTTTCAGTTGCCAACTCCGAAGGTATCCGCCGGTGGCTCAACGTTCTCAAGGTCAAAGACGTATTTATGGGCGGCCCGTCTGACCAGAAGTTAAACGCCTACCTGGGCTACCTTACGCGCGACAGCCTGAACGAAACCGAAGTTTTATACATGGGCGATGACCTACCGGACTACCCGATTCTGAGTCGGCCAAAGGTTTTGAAAGCCTGTCCAACCGACGCCGTTGAGGAAATAAAAGCGATCTGCGATTATGTCTCGGTAAAACCAGCCGGACGCGGAGCGGTTCGGGAGGTAATTGAACACGTCCTGAAGGCTCAGAGTAAATGGCCGGTTACCTGA
- a CDS encoding aminotransferase class IV, with protein sequence MHYGYFNGTIAPTDQLAVGTTDLGLLRGYGLFDYFLTYNGRPFQWDWYWERFQNSAQRMHLPLPLGKEETYAVVMDLIERGGGADTAFRFVMTGGYSPDSISIDRPNLLILTEEIHPVPPVQYEKGIKVILDDYVRDMAEVKSTDYKRVILMAEAIRGAGASDLLYQKRGEISELSRSNFFIIKGERLITPNRHILHGITRRTVMQLAQSDFRVEERPVLLSELYDVEEAFTTSSTKKVLPITQIGELTIGDGHVGPKSKFLLERFNELVKNW encoded by the coding sequence ATGCATTACGGTTATTTTAATGGCACTATTGCCCCCACCGATCAACTCGCTGTTGGTACTACTGACCTCGGTTTGTTGCGCGGATACGGTTTGTTTGATTACTTCCTGACCTACAACGGGCGGCCGTTTCAATGGGATTGGTATTGGGAACGGTTTCAAAATTCGGCCCAGCGCATGCACCTGCCGCTGCCCCTGGGTAAAGAGGAAACGTATGCTGTCGTCATGGATCTGATTGAACGCGGGGGCGGTGCAGACACGGCGTTCCGGTTCGTCATGACGGGCGGCTACTCGCCCGATAGTATTAGTATTGATCGGCCGAACCTGCTTATTCTGACCGAAGAAATCCATCCGGTACCGCCCGTTCAGTATGAGAAAGGTATCAAGGTTATTCTCGACGATTACGTTCGGGATATGGCCGAAGTAAAAAGTACCGATTATAAACGGGTTATTCTGATGGCGGAGGCCATCCGGGGCGCCGGCGCATCGGACCTGCTGTACCAGAAGCGAGGTGAAATCAGCGAACTGAGCCGGAGTAACTTTTTTATCATAAAGGGCGAACGTCTCATAACGCCCAACCGGCATATTTTGCACGGGATTACGCGCCGGACAGTAATGCAATTGGCGCAGAGCGACTTCCGCGTTGAGGAGCGCCCGGTATTACTCTCCGAACTTTACGATGTCGAGGAGGCTTTCACGACCAGCTCTACGAAGAAAGTGCTGCCCATCACGCAGATTGGCGAATTGACCATCGGTGATGGGCACGTAGGCCCGAAGTCAAAATTCCTATTGGAGCGGTTCAACGAGCTGGTTAAAAACTGGTGA
- a CDS encoding Uma2 family endonuclease: MSVTPRTTARNSLTTRKVPASLIYEEIDGVPYYYRGHRAVLSRQKTKEEIMGASALQSAVVSLLIHILYKYLPFEDYLIATNEPGLHMGPGNNLSNDIAVFDQASLSTPLDDKYFSVPPRIVIEVDVKIDLPANVTETEYVYDKTQKLLDFGVQKVLWILTKTQRTLIAQPNERWILTDWDDSVEVLPGCNFELNMLLRSKGVI; encoded by the coding sequence ATGAGCGTAACACCCCGGACAACAGCGCGGAATTCGCTGACAACCCGTAAAGTTCCTGCTTCGCTGATTTACGAAGAGATTGACGGTGTACCTTACTATTATAGGGGTCACCGGGCGGTATTATCGCGTCAAAAAACCAAAGAAGAAATTATGGGTGCCAGTGCCCTGCAGTCGGCGGTTGTCTCATTGCTGATCCACATCCTGTACAAATACTTACCGTTCGAGGATTACCTGATTGCTACCAACGAACCGGGTCTCCACATGGGGCCTGGCAACAATCTCTCCAACGATATTGCCGTCTTTGATCAAGCAAGTCTGTCAACGCCTTTAGACGACAAATACTTTTCGGTGCCGCCCCGCATTGTCATTGAGGTGGACGTAAAGATTGACCTACCCGCTAATGTCACTGAGACGGAATACGTCTATGATAAGACACAGAAGCTGCTCGATTTTGGCGTTCAGAAAGTCCTCTGGATATTAACCAAAACTCAACGAACGCTCATCGCTCAACCTAACGAACGCTGGATTTTAACCGATTGGGATGACTCCGTTGAGGTATTGCCGGGTTGTAATTTTGAGTTAAATATGTTGCTGCGGTCGAAGGGAGTGATATGA
- the ettA gene encoding energy-dependent translational throttle protein EttA, producing MSQETIIFSMAGVSKNIPPNRQILKNIYLSFFYGAKIGVLGLNGSGKSTLLRIIAGLDKGYTGEVVFSPGYSVGMLQQEPQFTPGKTVREVVEEGVQEVVNLLKEFDEINEAFGDPDADFDKLIARQGEVQEKLDHHNAWELDQKLERAMNALRCPPPDALIDNLSGGEKRRVALCRLLLQQPDVLLLDEPTNHLDAESVLWLEEHLRQYKGTVIAVTHDRYFLDNVAGWILELDRGEGIPWKGNYSSWLDQKQQRLAKEEKSESKRQKTLQRELEWVRMAPKARQAKSKARLGAYERLLDEDNRQKEERLEIFIPSGPRLGAKVIEAEDVAKAFGDRLLFEHLNFRLPQGGIVGIIGPNGAGKTTLFKLITGREKPEAGTFAVGETVKIAYVDQEHDGLDPNKTVYETIAGGNEWIMLGGKQSNARAYVSRFNFAGADQEKKIGTLSGGERNRVHLAMILKEGANLLLLDEPTNDLDVNTLRALEEGLENFAGCAVVISHDRWFLDRIATHILAFEGDSQVYWFEGNFSEYEENRRKRLGTDATPTRIKYKKLV from the coding sequence ATGAGTCAGGAAACCATAATTTTCTCTATGGCGGGCGTGAGTAAAAATATTCCGCCCAACCGACAAATCCTAAAGAACATCTACCTTTCCTTTTTTTACGGTGCCAAAATCGGCGTTTTGGGACTGAATGGTTCGGGGAAATCGACCTTACTGCGCATCATTGCGGGCCTTGATAAAGGCTACACAGGTGAGGTGGTTTTCTCGCCGGGCTACTCGGTTGGTATGCTCCAGCAGGAGCCTCAGTTCACGCCTGGCAAGACCGTCAGAGAGGTTGTGGAAGAAGGTGTTCAGGAAGTGGTAAACCTGCTCAAAGAGTTTGACGAAATTAACGAAGCCTTTGGTGATCCCGACGCTGATTTTGATAAACTGATTGCCCGACAGGGTGAAGTACAGGAAAAACTCGATCATCATAATGCCTGGGAACTCGACCAAAAACTTGAACGGGCGATGAACGCCCTGCGCTGCCCCCCGCCCGATGCCCTGATTGATAATCTGTCCGGTGGAGAGAAACGGCGCGTGGCCTTGTGTCGCCTGTTACTGCAGCAGCCCGACGTGTTGCTGCTCGATGAGCCCACCAACCACCTCGACGCGGAATCGGTGTTGTGGCTGGAAGAACACCTCCGGCAGTATAAAGGAACAGTTATCGCCGTAACCCACGATCGCTATTTCCTGGATAACGTAGCGGGCTGGATTCTGGAACTCGACCGGGGCGAAGGTATTCCCTGGAAAGGGAATTACTCATCCTGGCTCGATCAGAAGCAGCAGCGCTTAGCTAAAGAAGAAAAGTCGGAGTCGAAACGGCAGAAGACGCTTCAGCGCGAGTTGGAGTGGGTACGGATGGCACCCAAAGCCCGGCAGGCCAAATCCAAAGCCCGACTGGGTGCTTACGAACGACTGCTGGATGAAGATAACCGCCAGAAAGAAGAACGGCTGGAAATCTTCATCCCGTCGGGACCGCGCCTGGGCGCAAAAGTTATTGAGGCCGAAGACGTCGCAAAAGCCTTCGGCGACCGGCTGCTGTTCGAACACCTGAACTTCCGGCTACCCCAGGGCGGCATTGTCGGTATTATTGGTCCGAACGGAGCCGGTAAAACCACACTGTTTAAGCTGATTACCGGCCGCGAGAAACCCGAGGCCGGTACGTTTGCTGTCGGCGAAACGGTAAAAATAGCCTACGTTGACCAGGAACACGATGGACTCGACCCCAATAAAACCGTCTACGAAACCATCGCAGGCGGTAACGAGTGGATTATGCTGGGGGGCAAACAGTCGAACGCGCGCGCATACGTAAGCCGCTTCAACTTCGCCGGAGCCGATCAGGAAAAGAAAATCGGTACGCTGTCGGGCGGGGAACGTAACCGCGTCCACCTGGCCATGATTCTGAAAGAAGGTGCCAATCTGCTGCTCCTGGACGAACCGACCAACGACCTTGACGTAAATACGCTACGGGCGCTGGAAGAAGGTCTGGAAAACTTCGCCGGCTGCGCCGTGGTCATTAGCCACGACCGCTGGTTCCTGGACCGTATCGCCACGCATATTCTGGCCTTTGAAGGCGACTCGCAGGTGTACTGGTTTGAAGGTAACTTCTCCGAATACGAAGAGAACCGACGTAAACGCCTGGGCACCGACGCTACTCCTACGAGGATTAAGTATAAGAAGCTGGTATAA
- a CDS encoding DUF349 domain-containing protein produces MENASLVDEYGYVKDGKVFLKGYLNYEDRQIGEVKRTEQEALDYFKNRFIIAENKVSQLEKDIAEAQNKGSYLTKLVQLRKKLLGFDALGDFPPLLERLDAQEKLLADLITVNQLKNLEIKRALIAEAEAIVDSTDWRPTADALQEIKTKWIKTGPVDKSVETEVEGRFQELLDGFFQRRREFFNEQNKVIQERLDKYDELIRLAFRANRLGDLDAAFQEVRRLNNAWKQVGEVPIKKSGKLYKQFKKATTMFYTKYNDAKGIVIEKKVDPRIEAQMKMADEAEKLSKQSDIFAAAERAKVLLNSWKEIRVPFKMQDKVLNERFRAACDKIFELSYLHRVLARKYPAFELKSKAEQIRTKIREMEYLVKREKSDLQFALQDADGLDPNNDADKQVLNKINTQKRKIAMKETILREFQKQLEMVGY; encoded by the coding sequence ATGGAAAACGCTTCACTGGTAGATGAATACGGTTACGTCAAAGACGGAAAGGTATTTTTAAAAGGCTACCTGAATTATGAAGACCGCCAGATCGGCGAAGTCAAACGTACAGAGCAGGAAGCGCTCGATTATTTTAAAAATCGCTTCATTATTGCCGAGAACAAAGTCAGTCAGTTAGAGAAAGACATTGCAGAAGCTCAGAACAAAGGCTCGTACCTAACAAAACTGGTTCAGCTTCGAAAAAAGCTGCTCGGCTTCGATGCCCTCGGCGACTTCCCTCCCCTACTCGAACGCCTGGATGCTCAGGAAAAACTGCTGGCCGATCTCATCACGGTCAACCAGCTTAAAAACCTTGAGATCAAACGGGCCCTGATTGCCGAAGCGGAAGCCATTGTAGACAGCACCGACTGGCGCCCAACAGCCGACGCCCTGCAGGAGATCAAAACGAAATGGATCAAAACCGGTCCCGTCGATAAGTCGGTTGAGACTGAAGTAGAAGGTCGTTTTCAAGAATTACTGGATGGCTTCTTCCAGCGTCGGCGGGAGTTTTTCAACGAGCAGAACAAGGTTATTCAGGAACGACTGGATAAATACGACGAACTGATTCGGCTGGCGTTTCGGGCTAACCGCCTGGGCGACCTGGATGCGGCTTTTCAGGAGGTTCGGCGGCTCAACAATGCCTGGAAACAAGTTGGTGAGGTACCGATCAAGAAAAGCGGCAAGTTGTATAAGCAGTTCAAGAAGGCCACAACCATGTTCTATACCAAATACAATGACGCCAAAGGCATTGTGATTGAGAAGAAGGTGGACCCGCGCATTGAAGCGCAGATGAAAATGGCCGACGAAGCCGAGAAGTTATCTAAACAGTCAGACATTTTCGCAGCTGCTGAGCGGGCAAAGGTTTTGCTAAATAGCTGGAAGGAAATTCGGGTTCCGTTCAAAATGCAGGATAAAGTTCTGAACGAGCGGTTCCGGGCAGCCTGCGATAAGATTTTTGAGTTGAGTTACCTGCACCGGGTGCTGGCCCGCAAATACCCGGCTTTTGAACTGAAGAGTAAGGCTGAACAGATTCGGACGAAGATTCGCGAAATGGAATACCTCGTCAAGCGGGAAAAAAGCGACCTTCAGTTTGCGCTTCAGGACGCTGATGGTCTCGACCCAAATAACGATGCCGACAAGCAGGTGTTGAACAAAATTAATACGCAGAAGCGTAAGATTGCGATGAAAGAAACCATCCTGCGTGAGTTTCAGAAGCAACTGGAAATGGTTGGCTACTAA
- the serS gene encoding serine--tRNA ligase produces the protein MLQPAFIRDNRDLTIAGLKKKHFANAEATVDQVLTLDQQRRDTQKELDDILAQSNAKAKEIGALMKSGDKAAAEAAKAETAELKNRSKDLEETLRTVELQLQNVLVTLPNLPHSSVPEGRTADDNEVVLEHGEKPTLHVNAQPHWELIKKYDIIDFELGVKISGAGFPVYKGKGARIQRAMINFFLDEALMAGFQEVQPPIVINEDSGFGTGQLPDKEGQMYYVTEDKLYLIPTAEVPITNLYRDVILAENQLPVKNVGYTPCFRREAGSWGAHVRGLNRLHQFDKVEIVRIEKPENSYAALEEMSQYVQSLLQKLELPYRVLRLCGGDMGFTSALTYDMEVWSAAQQRWLEVSSVSNFETYQANRLKLRSKLDGKMQLLHTLNGSALALPRILASILENNQTPEGIRIPAALVPYCGFELID, from the coding sequence ATGCTACAACCTGCTTTTATCCGAGATAATCGTGATTTAACAATTGCGGGACTTAAGAAAAAACATTTTGCCAATGCAGAAGCCACCGTTGATCAGGTATTGACACTCGATCAGCAACGGCGCGACACGCAAAAAGAATTAGACGACATACTGGCACAGTCGAACGCCAAAGCAAAAGAGATCGGCGCGTTGATGAAATCGGGCGACAAAGCCGCGGCCGAAGCGGCTAAAGCCGAGACCGCCGAACTGAAGAATCGCTCGAAAGACCTCGAAGAAACGCTCCGCACAGTCGAGCTGCAGCTGCAAAACGTACTCGTTACGTTACCCAACCTGCCGCATAGCAGCGTGCCGGAAGGCCGCACTGCCGATGATAACGAAGTGGTGCTTGAACACGGTGAAAAGCCTACGCTGCACGTCAATGCACAGCCACACTGGGAGCTGATCAAGAAATATGACATCATCGACTTTGAGCTAGGTGTCAAGATTTCGGGTGCAGGCTTTCCGGTTTATAAAGGCAAAGGCGCACGGATTCAACGGGCAATGATCAACTTCTTTCTGGACGAAGCGCTCATGGCTGGCTTCCAGGAAGTGCAGCCACCCATTGTTATCAACGAAGACTCTGGTTTCGGAACGGGGCAACTGCCCGACAAAGAAGGGCAAATGTATTATGTTACGGAAGATAAGCTGTACCTGATTCCAACGGCCGAAGTGCCCATTACGAATCTGTATCGCGACGTAATTCTGGCCGAAAATCAATTGCCTGTCAAAAACGTTGGTTATACGCCCTGTTTCCGGCGCGAAGCGGGTTCGTGGGGGGCGCACGTCCGGGGCCTGAACCGCCTGCACCAGTTCGACAAAGTAGAGATCGTGCGAATCGAAAAGCCCGAAAACTCGTATGCCGCTCTGGAAGAAATGAGCCAGTATGTTCAGTCGCTACTACAAAAGTTGGAACTGCCGTATCGGGTTCTGCGGCTTTGCGGGGGCGACATGGGCTTTACGTCGGCGCTGACCTATGACATGGAAGTATGGTCGGCGGCTCAGCAGCGCTGGCTGGAAGTTAGCTCCGTTTCGAATTTCGAAACGTATCAGGCAAACCGGTTAAAACTCCGTTCGAAACTGGATGGCAAGATGCAGTTGCTGCATACGCTGAATGGGTCGGCGCTGGCACTACCGCGTATTCTGGCTTCTATTCTGGAAAACAACCAGACACCCGAAGGCATTCGTATTCCGGCTGCTCTGGTGCCCTACTGCGGATTCGAGCTGATTGATTAA
- a CDS encoding HEPN domain-containing protein has translation MSRTKDDLISYRVERAYGTLQTAKKLAESGDWNGVANRLYYACFYAVLALLAKNDMDTYTHKGVKSMLNQHFIKSGLVDVVWGKIYQKLFDNRNEADYEDFIDFDEEKIGAFVEDAENFIKLITSLAKQ, from the coding sequence ATGAGCCGTACGAAAGACGATTTAATTAGCTACCGCGTAGAACGAGCTTACGGAACATTACAAACGGCTAAGAAATTAGCTGAATCAGGCGACTGGAACGGTGTTGCCAACCGCCTATACTACGCTTGTTTCTACGCAGTATTAGCTTTATTGGCTAAGAATGACATGGACACCTACACGCATAAAGGTGTAAAGTCTATGCTTAATCAACATTTCATTAAGTCAGGTTTGGTAGACGTAGTTTGGGGGAAGATTTACCAAAAGTTGTTTGACAATCGGAATGAAGCTGATTACGAAGACTTTATTGATTTTGATGAAGAGAAAATTGGCGCATTCGTAGAGGACGCAGAGAATTTTATTAAGTTAATCACATCACTAGCTAAACAATAA
- a CDS encoding nucleotidyltransferase domain-containing protein encodes MTDSEFLQAVKQSILEIDPGAEVWLFGSRARGDARVDSDWDFLVLTNKPTNKVLKEQLRDSLFEIELSADKVIGSIIHSKQEWENDFWMTPLYRNTKRDRKPV; translated from the coding sequence ATGACCGACTCTGAGTTCCTGCAAGCCGTAAAGCAATCCATACTGGAGATTGATCCGGGGGCCGAGGTCTGGTTGTTCGGTTCGCGGGCACGGGGCGATGCTCGTGTGGATTCGGATTGGGATTTTCTTGTACTGACGAATAAACCAACCAACAAAGTTTTGAAAGAGCAATTACGGGATAGCCTGTTCGAAATAGAGCTGTCTGCTGATAAAGTTATTGGTTCAATCATTCACTCAAAACAGGAATGGGAAAATGACTTTTGGATGACACCCTTATATCGAAACACCAAACGTGACCGTAAGCCAGTATGA
- a CDS encoding aspartate kinase, which translates to MHVWKFGGTSVGKPERMHSIRNLITGDDTRKIVVLSALSGSTNALLAIGESLKANNDDEANRQIDTLKAHYDSFISDLYKTAEGKAAGQQIVDNEFSFIRSLTRIKPFTLKQEKELVAEGELLSTQIFQAYLAEEGVPSTLLPALEFMRIDADNEPEIQYTEQRLAEMLPQHDDKQIIVTQGFICRNPRGEVDNLKRGGSDYTASLIGGAIRAEEIQIWTDIDGMHNNDPRIVKNTFPVRELTFDEAAELAYFGAKILHPSTITPARMFGVPVRLKNTMDPAAPGTLIADRTSDQVFKAVAAKDGITALYIHSTRMLNAYGFLRRIFEIFEKYKTPVDMLATSEVSVSVTIDNTERIQEISEELSTFCNLEEPDYDQTIICIVGNFSADNEGVAVRVFNAMKNIPIRMISYGGTESNLSLLVHSRYKAHALNALNDGLFSL; encoded by the coding sequence ATGCACGTCTGGAAATTTGGCGGTACGTCGGTCGGAAAGCCCGAGCGTATGCACTCGATCCGTAACCTGATTACTGGTGACGATACCCGTAAAATCGTTGTTCTGTCGGCTCTTTCTGGCTCTACGAACGCGTTATTGGCCATTGGCGAATCACTTAAGGCAAATAACGACGATGAAGCCAACCGCCAGATTGATACGCTGAAAGCGCATTACGATAGCTTTATTAGCGACCTTTATAAAACGGCGGAAGGAAAAGCCGCTGGTCAGCAGATTGTGGATAACGAGTTTTCGTTTATCCGGTCGCTGACGCGTATTAAGCCTTTTACGCTCAAGCAGGAGAAAGAACTGGTGGCCGAAGGCGAACTGCTAAGCACCCAGATTTTTCAGGCCTATCTGGCCGAAGAAGGCGTTCCGTCCACCTTGCTGCCCGCGCTGGAATTCATGCGGATCGATGCCGACAATGAGCCCGAAATCCAATACACTGAGCAGCGGCTGGCCGAGATGCTGCCCCAGCACGACGATAAGCAGATTATAGTGACGCAGGGTTTTATCTGCCGTAACCCACGGGGCGAAGTTGATAATCTCAAGCGGGGTGGCTCTGACTATACCGCATCGCTGATTGGGGGAGCTATCCGGGCCGAGGAAATTCAGATCTGGACCGACATCGACGGGATGCATAATAACGATCCCCGTATTGTCAAGAATACGTTCCCCGTTCGTGAGCTGACCTTCGACGAAGCCGCCGAGCTAGCGTATTTTGGCGCTAAGATTCTGCACCCGTCCACCATTACGCCCGCCCGAATGTTCGGGGTGCCGGTACGTCTGAAAAATACAATGGACCCGGCCGCGCCCGGCACGCTCATTGCCGACCGGACGTCAGATCAGGTATTCAAAGCCGTAGCCGCGAAAGATGGCATTACGGCACTGTACATTCATTCAACCCGGATGCTGAATGCTTACGGGTTTCTGCGTCGGATCTTCGAAATTTTCGAGAAGTACAAAACGCCGGTCGATATGCTGGCTACCTCTGAGGTATCGGTATCAGTCACGATTGATAATACCGAGCGTATTCAGGAAATCTCGGAGGAACTAAGCACGTTCTGTAACCTGGAAGAGCCCGACTATGACCAGACGATTATCTGCATTGTTGGTAATTTCAGTGCTGACAATGAAGGGGTAGCTGTGCGCGTATTCAACGCCATGAAGAATATTCCAATCCGGATGATCTCCTACGGAGGTACCGAGAGCAATCTGTCACTGCTAGTGCATAGCCGCTATAAAGCCCATGCACTGAACGCGTTGAATGACGGACTGTTTTCGTTGTAA